In Cutaneotrichosporon cavernicola HIS019 DNA, chromosome: 1, one DNA window encodes the following:
- a CDS encoding uncharacterized protein (G-X-X-X-Q-X-W domain-containing protein), which translates to MLPYLLLLPLIAALPFEPRQANDTEAVTPVSSPLPPSGSPSPPVSSPLPPSGSPSMPVSSPLPPSGSPSMPAVSPPPTGEPPAASPPPTGEPPAARPPPTGETPAVKPPPSGETPAKTNLPPPSSPSAKPPAPTYPAKFKATTLHPHAPNGDILKKKCLDVRGGMVVNGTPVQIYDCNGTPAQKWDIDQETTHVRLSGTDYCLDAGLGKWRNGRKMKIWKCYDNLPQQTFWFTNDGFIALKDKGKCLDMTDGGTWNWNQVQIWKCTTNNMNQQWYPGVLF; encoded by the exons ATGCTCCCTtacctccttctcctgccCCTCATCGCCGCTCTTCCGTTCGAACCGCGGCAGGCCAATGACACCGAAGCGGTGACGCCTGTTTCCAGCCCCCTGCCTCCCAGCGGCagcccgtcgccgcctgTTTCCAGCCCTCTGCCCCCGAGCGGCTCCCCGTCAATGCCTGTCTCCAGCCCTCTGCCCCCGAGTGGCTCCCCGTCAAtgcctgctgtcagcccCCCGCCCACTGGCGAGCCGCCTGCTGCCAGCCCCCCGCCCACTGGCGAGCCGCCTGCTGCCAGACCCCCGCCCACTGGTGAGACGCCGGCTGTAAAGCCTCCGCCGTCTGGCGAGACGCCGGCTAAGACGAATCTGCCTCCCCCATCGTCGCCAAGCGCTAAGCCACCGGCGCCGACCTACCCCGCCAAGTTTAAGGCTACTACGCTCCACCCACATGCGCCAAATGGGGATATCCTCAAGAAGAAGTGTCTTGATGTGCGCGGAGGCATGGTTGTCAATGGCACACCTGTGCAGAT CTACGACTGCAATGGAACTCCTGCCCAGAAGTGGGACATTGACCAGGAGACGACGCACGTCCGCCTCTCAGGCACCGACTACtgcctcgacgccggccTTG GTAAATGGCGCAACGGCCGCAAGATGAAGATCTGGAAGTGCTACGACAACCTGCCGCAGCAAACATTCTGGTTCACCAACGACGGCTTCATTGccctcaaggacaagg gcaAATGCCTCGACATGACTGATGGCGGAACCTGGAACTGGAACCAAGTGCAGATCTGGAAGTGCACCACCAACAACATGAACCAGCAGTGGTACCCCGGCGTACTGTTTTAA